The following proteins are encoded in a genomic region of Streptomyces sp. NBC_01723:
- a CDS encoding sensor histidine kinase yields the protein MPSMNELVRQHTALDDSDLEWLHLLVSEWQLLSDLSFADLVLWVPTLDGTRYVSVAQMRPNTGPTSYQDDMVGHLVPRGRRPMLDAALDEGRIVREGDPEWREEVPVRVESIPVRRQGRVLGVIARNTNLLTVRTPSRLELTYLQSASDLAQMIAAGAFPFENQQVDMDASPRVGDGLIRLDADGIVQYASPNALSAYHRMGLAADLVGCHLGLTTAELAPSRGPVDEALAKVASGWAPREFEIEAHDGVIQFRAIPLKPKGTRIGSLVLLRDVTELRRRERELITKDATIREIHHRVKNNLQTVAALLRLQARRIESDRGREALEEAVRRVGSIAIVHETLSQNLDERVEFDEIADRVLAMVAEISPGKVTGRRTGRFGILDAEVATPLSMVLTEVLQNALEHGFREGDTGTVEVSAVRGGTPKEARLRVTVQDDGVGLPADFDPHRSGNLGLQIVRTLVEGELGGTFDMVPAPERGTQVILDIPVPVAK from the coding sequence GTGCCCTCCATGAACGAACTCGTACGCCAGCACACCGCGCTCGACGACTCCGACCTCGAGTGGCTCCACCTGCTGGTCTCGGAGTGGCAGCTCCTCTCCGACCTCTCCTTCGCCGACCTGGTCCTGTGGGTCCCCACCCTGGACGGCACCCGGTACGTCTCCGTCGCCCAGATGCGGCCCAACACCGGCCCCACCTCCTACCAGGACGACATGGTCGGCCACCTCGTCCCGCGCGGCCGGCGCCCCATGCTGGACGCCGCCCTCGACGAGGGCCGGATCGTGCGCGAGGGGGACCCGGAGTGGCGCGAGGAGGTCCCGGTCCGGGTCGAGTCCATCCCGGTACGCCGTCAGGGCCGCGTCCTGGGCGTCATCGCACGCAACACCAACCTGCTCACCGTGCGCACCCCGAGCCGCCTGGAACTGACGTACCTGCAGAGCGCCTCGGACCTCGCACAGATGATCGCGGCCGGCGCCTTCCCGTTCGAGAACCAGCAGGTCGACATGGACGCCTCGCCCCGCGTCGGCGACGGCCTGATCCGGCTCGACGCGGACGGCATCGTCCAGTACGCCTCCCCGAACGCGCTGTCGGCCTACCACCGCATGGGACTCGCCGCCGACCTGGTCGGCTGCCACCTGGGCCTGACCACCGCCGAACTCGCCCCGTCCCGCGGTCCGGTGGACGAAGCGCTGGCCAAGGTGGCCAGCGGCTGGGCGCCGCGCGAGTTCGAGATCGAGGCGCACGACGGGGTGATCCAGTTCCGGGCCATCCCGCTCAAGCCCAAGGGAACGCGCATCGGTTCACTCGTACTGCTGCGCGACGTCACGGAACTGCGCCGCCGCGAACGCGAGCTGATCACCAAGGACGCCACCATCCGGGAGATCCACCACCGGGTGAAGAACAACCTCCAGACGGTGGCCGCCCTGCTGCGCCTGCAGGCCCGGCGCATCGAGTCCGACCGGGGCCGCGAGGCGCTGGAGGAGGCCGTGCGCCGCGTCGGTTCGATCGCGATCGTGCACGAGACGCTCTCCCAGAACCTGGACGAGCGGGTGGAGTTCGACGAGATCGCCGACCGGGTGCTGGCGATGGTGGCGGAGATCTCGCCGGGCAAGGTGACCGGCCGGCGCACGGGCCGCTTCGGCATCCTCGACGCCGAGGTCGCGACCCCGCTCTCGATGGTCCTGACCGAGGTGTTGCAGAACGCCCTCGAACACGGCTTCCGGGAGGGTGACACCGGGACGGTCGAGGTCTCCGCGGTCCGCGGCGGCACGCCGAAGGAGGCCCGGCTCCGGGTCACCGTCCAGGACGACGGCGTGGGTCTGCCCGCCGACTTCGACCCGCACCGCTCGGGCAACCTCGGCCTGCAGATCGTCCGCACCCTGGTGGAGGGCGAACTGGGCGGCACCTTCGACATGGTCCCGGCCCCGGAGCGTGGCACTCAGGTCATTCTGGACATTCCCGTGCCCGTGGCGAAGTAG
- a CDS encoding WhiB family transcriptional regulator, translating into MDWRHRAVCREEDPELFFPIGNTGPALLQIEEAKAVCRRCPVMEQCLQWALESGQDSGVWGGLSEDERRAMKRRAARNRARQASA; encoded by the coding sequence ATGGACTGGCGTCACCGCGCCGTTTGCCGCGAGGAAGACCCCGAGCTCTTCTTCCCCATCGGCAACACCGGTCCCGCGCTGCTGCAGATCGAGGAAGCCAAGGCCGTCTGCCGTCGCTGCCCTGTCATGGAGCAGTGCCTGCAGTGGGCGCTCGAGTCCGGTCAGGACTCCGGCGTCTGGGGTGGTCTCAGCGAGGACGAGCGCCGCGCGATGAAGCGCCGTGCCGCCCGCAACCGGGCCCGTCAGGCCTCCGCCTGA